One stretch of Glycine soja cultivar W05 chromosome 7, ASM419377v2, whole genome shotgun sequence DNA includes these proteins:
- the LOC114419899 gene encoding F-box protein At2g26850-like, protein MLLYFITCISFFLFLKSLLLKPLPSWASEMWLFPLLFSQELSVRTISKLFRNCFWIGFLCQIPIGMSLVRKSLTSRVENVEDSHDMSVLDLPELALDCILERLPPSALCRMAAVCRSLRERCVSDHLWERHMRQKWGRVIGPAAYREWKWHVASKRNVGGLKHGRQKGLMRFMSLRWPLQWIRPKADANNNSPKQGSSLPVDSVMNWYLALESGNFWFLAQVYNRENGHIGFLLSCYDAELSYDPQTDTFQARYPPHGRRAGARECGIPWERLRAPPIDTSPHDLHFSDCLNDLYPGDHIEIQWRRNKEFPYGWWYGVVGHLESCNGSENYCRCHSSDTVVLEFNHYTPGSQWRQTTISRKDHREEGNEADGFYGGIRKIKSEAEITTWKHLWPSEVLE, encoded by the exons ATGCTACTTTACTTCATCACTTGCATCTCCTTCTTCTTGTTTTTAAAGTCCCTCCTTCTCAAGCCTCTCCCATCATGGGCATCTGAGATGTGGCTGTTTCCCCTTTTGTTTTCTCAAGAGTTGTCTGTGAGAACAATCTCCAAGCTGTTCAGGAACTGTTTTTGGATTGGTTTTCTGTGTCAAATTCCCATAGGAATGTCTTTGGTGAGGAAGAGTCTGACTTCAAGAGTGGAGAATGTTGAGGACAGCCATGACATGTCAGTGTTGGACTTGCCTGAGTTGGCCTTGGATTGCATTCTTGAGAGGCTTCCCCCCTCTGCACTGTGTCGAATGGCCGCTGTATGCCGGTCCTTGAGGGAGAGGTGTGTGAGTGATCACCTTTGGGAGAGGCACATGAGGCAGAAGTGGGGTAGAGTTATTGGCCCTGCTGCTTATAGGGAGTGGAAATGGCATGTTGCTTCCAAAAGGAATGTTGGGGGTCTTAAGCATGGCAGGCAAAAGGGTTTGATGAGATTTATGTCTCTTCGTTGGCCTTTGCAATGGATAAGACCAAAGGCTGATGCAAATAATAATAGCCCCAAGCAGGGGAGCTCTTTGCCTGTTGACTCAGTCATGAACTGGTATCTTGCTCTTGAGTCTGGCAATTTTTGGTTCCTTGCTCAGGTCTATAACCGTGAG AATGGTCATATTGGATTCTTGTTATCTTGCTATGATGCTGAACTTAGCTATGATCCACAAACTGATACCTTTCAAGCCAG ATATCCTCCACATGGAAGAAGGGCAGGTGCTAGAGAGTGTGGCATCCCATGGGAAAGGCTAAGAGCACCTCCTATTGATACTTCTCCGCATGATCTTCATTTCTCCGACTGTTTAAATGATTTGTATCCGGGTGATCACATAGAGATTCAATGGAGGAGAAACAAAGAATTTCCTTATG GCTGGTGGTATGGTGTTGTAGGCCACTTGGAGTCATGCAATGGGAGTGAAAATTATTGCCGATGTCATAGTAGTG ACACTGTGGTGCTAGAGTTCAATCATTACACTCCTGGCTCGCAATGGAGGCAGACCACTATCAGTAGGAAAGACCATAGGGAGGAGGGGAATGAGGCTGATGGATTTTATGGTGGAATAAGAAAGATTAAGAGTGAGGCGGAGATTACCACTTGGAAACACCTTTGGCCATCGGAAGTCTTGGAATAG